CAACGTTACGTAAACCATAACCCATGGTAGCGCAATCAAAATAGTTATCAGCAAAGGGAAGGTTTAAAACGTCTCCCTCTATCCAGTTGAGAGAATGATTCGGGAGTATCTCTTTACCTTTGTCTGCGGCGATCGCTAGTTGCGCTGCGGCAAAATCTACCCCAGACACTTGACCTGTTATTCCCACTTTTTTAGCTAATAAATGGGCTAAATCACCACTTCCACAGCATAAATCGAGTGCGATATCCCCTATCTCGGGTTCACTCCATTTTACCGCCATTAGCTTCCAAATTCGATGTTGACCAAGACTTAACCATTGGTTGAGGCGATCGTATTCTGGTGCAATTCGATTAAAGAGTTCTTGAATTTCTGCTGAACTAGTTAGGTTACTTTTCATAGTTTATGATATTATAAGTATTATGAGTCTCAGTAGTACTAATCATGAATAATTCTCTTTCTTCTCAGGGGTTAGAAATATTAATACGCCACAATTTAATCAATCTACCCCTTACACAAGAGGGTAAACCGTCTCTGAATATTCTGGCTACTGTAGTTAACAATCTATCTTACTATGGTTATGCACTCTCAGAAACCGCTTATCAAGGTTTAAATAACTGTCCTGATTTAGCTATTATTAGCTGGTGGGGTGGAGTTGAACCAGTCTTGCCAAAAATCACTGGTGACGATCAAAAAATGGCTGATTTTGTGGTCTATAAAAACTTCCCCCAAGAAGTCTTGGCAATGTCAGAGGCTGAATATTGGTTGAAACAAATCTTAATGTATTGGGGACTCCCTAATCACTATTTTACTCAATCTGAAGTAGAAAGACCAAAATTAGAGGATAAACTCACTTTTCGGGTTTTACATTTAGCTAAACCTGATTCTCTAGAACAAATATTTAACGATTTACTCTATTTACCTACTCGTTGGACTACACAACAATCTGATGATTTAGTCTATCTCTTACCAGAATTTATAGAAAAAGTTGAAACAGATAAGATCCAATTTAAAGAAAATTTAGTCCAAATTCTCATTTATTGTTTAGAACAAAATCAACCTATCAAAGTTAACTCAGCTACTGACGTTTTACGTTTAGCTGTAGGTTTATCTGCAGGAGATGTTAGCTTAAGAATTCCTCCTAAGTTTCGTAAGTTTAAACGCAGTGAAAGAAGGTTTATCTTAAATCTTTTAAACCAAGCTAATAATTTACTAGAAGATATCTTACGTCGTCCTAATCTCTGGAAAAAATTACTCTATCAACTCCATCCAGGAGATTATAAAAATCAATACCCTCAAGTAGTTGCAGCTTATGATCAACTCTATAAAGGGATAAAAATCACAACCTTTAATAGTCAGTTAGAAGAGTTATTATTAGCTAAAGATAATCAAGTATTAACCTTATTAAAGACTCGTCCTGGGGAATTTTTACGCAGATTAAGACATTCTCTAGATTTATTTGGTTTAGCAGCAGTTGCAGCTTTTCAGGAAGTTGTTCCTCAATTAACAATAATTCAATTGGTGAAATTACAAGGTTATTTGGAAACCATTAATTATCGCTTATATCGTACCTTCCCCCCTCAAGGTAATTGGACAAAATTACAAGTAATAGAAATTAAAGAAGGAAAACCTTTAGAGGAAGAAGCGATTAAGCAATTATTAACAGCGATCGCCCAAGAAATTAAAGAGAGAATTACTCCTATTGTACCATTTGTCAATCTTGATCCCCAAACCAAATTAATTAAGTTACAAACCAACGATAGTGACT
This DNA window, taken from Gloeocapsa sp. DLM2.Bin57, encodes the following:
- the ubiE gene encoding bifunctional demethylmenaquinone methyltransferase/2-methoxy-6-polyprenyl-1,4-benzoquinol methylase UbiE codes for the protein MKSNLTSSAEIQELFNRIAPEYDRLNQWLSLGQHRIWKLMAVKWSEPEIGDIALDLCCGSGDLAHLLAKKVGITGQVSGVDFAAAQLAIAADKGKEILPNHSLNWIEGDVLNLPFADNYFDCATMGYGLRNVVDIKQSLREIYRVLKPNAKAAILDFHRPYNPIWRNFQQLYLDYLVVPLAELMGLKAEYAYINPSLERFPQGREQVKLAKSVNFQQAIHYSLAEGMMGVLVVEK